One Lactobacillus crispatus DNA segment encodes these proteins:
- a CDS encoding phosphate ABC transporter substrate-binding protein codes for MKKHSIGKLVIMLVLMLAFVTGCANNGSKITIVGSSAMQLLAEQAGNDYRLSHQDSNIVVQGGGSGTGLSQVQAGAVQIGTSDVFAETQKGIDAKKLRDYKIAVVGIVPIVNKGVGVKNVSQKQLKQIFTGKLTNWKQLGGKNEAITVINRSKGSGTRSAFEDIILQGTKPVKSQEQDSNGAVKKIVNSTPGTISYLSFPYAHDTNIQKLSINGVKPTNKNITTNKWNIWCYEHMYTKGKPNKQTKAFINYMLGEKVQKDLVPKIGYLSINEMKVTRNSKNQVTQIGK; via the coding sequence ATGAAAAAGCATTCTATTGGAAAACTAGTCATTATGTTGGTGCTAATGCTAGCTTTTGTTACGGGCTGTGCTAATAATGGTTCTAAAATCACTATTGTTGGTTCAAGTGCAATGCAGCTTTTAGCAGAACAAGCGGGTAATGATTATCGCTTAAGTCATCAAGACAGCAACATTGTCGTGCAGGGTGGAGGATCAGGTACAGGATTGAGCCAGGTTCAAGCTGGTGCAGTCCAGATTGGAACCTCTGATGTTTTTGCCGAAACACAAAAGGGAATTGATGCCAAGAAACTTCGTGATTATAAAATTGCAGTAGTTGGTATTGTTCCAATTGTTAATAAGGGTGTAGGTGTGAAAAATGTTTCGCAAAAGCAATTGAAACAAATCTTCACTGGTAAATTAACGAATTGGAAGCAACTAGGTGGCAAAAATGAAGCCATAACTGTGATCAATCGTTCTAAGGGAAGTGGTACTAGATCTGCTTTCGAAGATATAATTTTACAAGGAACAAAACCAGTTAAGTCGCAAGAACAGGACTCTAACGGTGCCGTTAAAAAGATTGTTAATTCAACGCCTGGTACGATTAGTTACTTGTCCTTTCCTTATGCTCATGATACCAATATTCAAAAGTTGAGTATTAATGGGGTAAAGCCAACTAACAAAAATATTACTACTAATAAGTGGAATATTTGGTGTTATGAGCACATGTACACTAAGGGTAAGCCCAACAAACAAACTAAAGCGTTTATTAATTATATGTTAGGTGAAAAAGTACAAAAAGATCTTGTACCTAAGATTGGGTACCTTAGTATCAATGAAATGAAAGTAACTCGTAATAGCAAGAATCAAGTTACACAAATAGGAAAATAG
- the pstC gene encoding phosphate ABC transporter permease subunit PstC, which produces MDKKDKLKEVVDQAIASQHVPHVKLKKMGPTSVDIDKLTKPSKETHQEYWGKGLTYLAIVLIIVLVVSIIGFVGYHGLATFVSDHVNVFHFLTSTDWDPGEGKNHVGAAVMIVTSFLVTLLAALVATPFAIAIALYMTEYSSKKGANFLQSVTELLVGIPSVVYGFLGLTIIVPVIRKLFGGTGFGILAATLVLFVMVLPTITSLTVDSLKAVPSHFRKASMALGSTHWQTIYHVVLRVATPRILTAVIFGMARAFGEALAVQMVIGNAVLMPYNLVSPSATLTSQLTSQMGNTVMGTLPNNALWSLALLLLIMSLVFNFLVKLIGKKGQK; this is translated from the coding sequence ATGGATAAGAAGGATAAATTAAAGGAAGTTGTTGATCAAGCAATTGCTAGTCAACACGTTCCACACGTTAAATTAAAAAAGATGGGTCCGACTAGTGTTGATATTGATAAATTAACCAAGCCATCTAAAGAGACTCATCAAGAATATTGGGGCAAGGGTTTAACTTACTTGGCAATTGTTTTGATTATTGTCTTAGTTGTCTCAATTATCGGCTTTGTCGGCTATCACGGCTTGGCTACTTTTGTCAGCGATCATGTTAATGTCTTTCACTTTTTGACTTCAACTGATTGGGACCCGGGCGAGGGCAAGAATCATGTTGGTGCTGCGGTAATGATCGTTACTTCGTTCTTAGTAACTCTTTTAGCAGCATTGGTAGCCACCCCGTTTGCAATTGCAATAGCTCTTTATATGACTGAATATTCATCTAAAAAGGGTGCCAATTTCTTACAGTCAGTGACTGAATTATTAGTTGGAATTCCGTCTGTAGTTTATGGTTTCTTGGGATTAACTATCATCGTGCCTGTGATTAGAAAACTATTTGGTGGAACAGGTTTTGGTATTTTAGCAGCTACGTTGGTGTTGTTCGTTATGGTTTTACCAACAATCACATCATTAACGGTTGATAGCTTAAAGGCTGTACCAAGTCATTTTAGAAAAGCTTCAATGGCCTTAGGTTCTACGCATTGGCAGACTATTTATCATGTTGTTTTGCGAGTTGCTACGCCTAGAATTTTGACGGCGGTAATCTTCGGAATGGCAAGGGCCTTCGGTGAAGCTTTAGCCGTACAAATGGTTATCGGTAATGCCGTCTTGATGCCATACAATTTGGTCAGTCCATCAGCAACATTAACTAGCCAATTAACTAGTCAAATGGGAAATACGGTCATGGGAACTTTGCCAAACAATGCATTATGGTCATTAGCATTATTGCTTTTAATTATGTCTTTGGTATTTAATTTCCTAGTTAAGTTAATTGGAAAGAAGGGACAAAAGTAA
- the pstA gene encoding phosphate ABC transporter permease PstA, whose protein sequence is MDAKKKDKLATAIIYILVGIVVLILAGILGDILITGIPHLSWHFLSSEASSYQAGGGVRDQLFNSIYLLILTTIISLPIALGAAIYLAEYAKDNWVTNLIRTTIQILSSLPSIVVGLFGYLLFVVQFGFGFSIISGALALTFFNLPILTSNIEEAIKGVPQDQREAGLALGLSNWKTIRGIVLPAALPGILTGIILSAGRIFGEAAALIYTAGQSGSTVNYADWNPFSPTSPLNVMRPAETLAVHIWKVNTEGIIPDATIVSAATSALLVIVVIVFNLGARYLGNKLYRKLTAAK, encoded by the coding sequence ATGGATGCAAAAAAGAAAGATAAATTAGCTACGGCGATTATCTATATTTTGGTAGGAATTGTTGTATTAATTTTGGCCGGTATCCTAGGTGATATCTTGATTACAGGTATTCCACATTTGTCCTGGCACTTTTTGAGTTCTGAAGCCTCATCATACCAAGCTGGTGGTGGGGTACGTGATCAACTTTTCAATTCAATTTATTTGTTAATTTTGACTACTATTATCTCCTTACCAATTGCTTTAGGAGCAGCAATTTATCTAGCAGAATATGCTAAAGATAATTGGGTGACCAATTTGATTAGAACTACAATTCAAATTCTTAGTTCATTACCATCAATTGTAGTTGGCTTATTTGGTTATTTATTGTTTGTAGTTCAATTTGGCTTTGGTTTTTCAATTATTTCTGGTGCTTTAGCTTTGACCTTCTTTAATTTGCCAATTTTAACTAGCAATATTGAAGAAGCAATAAAGGGCGTCCCACAAGATCAACGTGAAGCAGGATTGGCTTTAGGATTATCTAATTGGAAAACTATTCGCGGGATTGTTTTACCCGCTGCTCTTCCCGGAATTTTAACTGGAATTATTTTGAGTGCGGGCCGAATCTTCGGGGAAGCTGCCGCTTTGATCTATACAGCGGGACAAAGTGGATCAACAGTCAATTATGCGGACTGGAATCCATTTAGTCCAACTAGTCCACTTAATGTAATGCGGCCAGCCGAAACATTGGCGGTCCACATTTGGAAAGTAAATACTGAAGGAATTATTCCTGATGCCACGATTGTTTCAGCAGCTACTTCAGCGCTCTTGGTTATTGTGGTAATCGTATTTAATTTAGGTGCACGTTATTTAGGCAATAAATTGTACCGCAAGTTAACTGCAGCTAAGTAG
- the pstB gene encoding phosphate ABC transporter ATP-binding protein PstB: MQDLKPSYIKTFANDDLELSTEDLSVLYGGKVQKLFDASLQFKKNTITALIGASGSGKSTFLRSLNRMNDRVATVNGKIWFHGLDVNKPNINVYELRKNIGMVFQRPNPFPKSIRENIVYALKADGHKDRAELDRVVEESLRAAALWDEVKDKLDKSALALSGGQQQRLCIARALAVKPEILLLDEPASALDPVSTSKLEDTLKQLRSKYTMIMVTHNMQQASRISDYTAFFHLGHAIEYNSTAEIFTNPKGKITENYIQGSFG; the protein is encoded by the coding sequence ATGCAAGATTTAAAACCTAGCTATATTAAAACTTTTGCAAATGATGATTTGGAATTATCAACTGAAGATTTAAGTGTTCTTTATGGCGGTAAGGTACAAAAATTATTTGATGCCAGTCTTCAATTTAAAAAGAACACGATTACAGCTTTGATCGGTGCTTCGGGTTCAGGTAAATCAACATTTTTACGTTCATTAAATCGAATGAATGATCGAGTAGCAACTGTTAACGGAAAAATCTGGTTTCATGGTTTAGATGTGAATAAGCCTAATATCAATGTTTATGAATTAAGAAAAAACATTGGCATGGTTTTTCAGCGGCCTAATCCATTTCCTAAATCAATTAGAGAAAATATTGTTTATGCTTTGAAGGCAGATGGACATAAGGATCGGGCAGAACTTGATCGAGTTGTAGAAGAAAGTTTGCGTGCGGCTGCTTTATGGGATGAAGTTAAAGATAAGCTGGATAAAAGTGCATTAGCATTGTCGGGTGGTCAACAACAGCGTTTATGCATTGCTCGTGCTTTAGCTGTTAAGCCAGAAATTTTACTACTGGACGAACCTGCCAGCGCTTTGGATCCTGTTTCTACTTCTAAACTGGAAGATACCCTTAAGCAGTTGAGGAGTAAGTATACTATGATTATGGTAACTCACAACATGCAGCAAGCCTCAAGAATTAGTGATTATACTGCATTCTTCCATTTAGGACATGCAATTGAATATAATTCAACGGCAGAGATCTTTACTAATCCTAAGGGTAAGATTACTGAAAACTATATTCAGGGAAGTTTTGGATAA
- the pstB gene encoding phosphate ABC transporter ATP-binding protein PstB, which translates to MTTIISAKDVHLSYGNYEALHGISLDFKKKELTALIGPSGCGKSTFLRCLNRMNDDIENIKITGEIKFEGQDIYNSKMDLVSLRKEVGMVFQQPTPFPFSVYDNVAYGLKIAGVKDKELIDQRVEESLKQAAIWKETKDNLTRNAQAFSGGQQQRICIARALAVRPKVVLLDEPTSALDPISSSEIEETLMELKHQYTFIMVTHNLQQAGRISDQTAFLMNGDLIEAGPTEEMFIAPKKQITSDYLNGRFG; encoded by the coding sequence ATGACAACAATAATTTCAGCAAAAGATGTACATCTAAGTTATGGCAATTATGAAGCACTGCACGGGATCAGTCTTGATTTTAAGAAAAAAGAATTAACAGCTTTGATCGGTCCAAGTGGTTGTGGTAAATCTACTTTTTTACGCTGTCTTAATCGAATGAACGATGACATCGAAAACATTAAGATCACAGGTGAAATCAAGTTTGAAGGCCAAGATATCTATAATTCTAAAATGGATTTGGTCAGTCTACGTAAAGAAGTCGGCATGGTTTTTCAACAGCCAACCCCATTCCCGTTTTCCGTATATGACAATGTGGCTTATGGCTTAAAAATTGCTGGTGTTAAAGACAAAGAGCTAATTGATCAGCGGGTAGAAGAGAGTCTTAAGCAAGCTGCTATTTGGAAAGAAACAAAGGACAATTTAACTAGAAACGCTCAAGCATTTTCAGGAGGACAGCAGCAAAGAATTTGTATTGCTCGTGCGTTGGCTGTTAGACCTAAAGTTGTTTTATTAGATGAGCCCACAAGTGCGCTTGATCCAATTTCAAGTAGTGAGATTGAAGAGACACTGATGGAACTAAAGCATCAGTATACTTTTATTATGGTGACTCACAATTTGCAGCAAGCAGGACGAATTTCTGATCAGACCGCCTTTTTGATGAATGGCGATTTGATTGAAGCTGGTCCAACTGAAGAAATGTTTATTGCACCTAAGAAACAAATCACAAGTGATTATCTTAACGGTCGTTTTGGTTAA
- the phoU gene encoding phosphate signaling complex protein PhoU has translation MHEIFLDELKKLNTQFMEMGVLVNDDIDHATRAFVDHDKKTAQSMVDDEEKIPTESIDIQKQALKLMALQQPVATDFRVVISILKATTDLERIGENAMSIALETIRVKGNPRIPEVEEIISNMTHNVRHMLIQVLTAYVQDDEKMAREVASRDSMIDHDYVRARQLIVDGIEDDPSRAMASSSYFVVTRLLERIGDHIVNLASWVVYKTTGELEELSNSTESETI, from the coding sequence ATGCACGAAATATTTTTGGATGAACTGAAAAAATTAAATACACAATTTATGGAAATGGGTGTCCTCGTCAACGATGATATTGACCATGCTACCCGTGCTTTTGTTGATCATGATAAAAAGACTGCGCAGTCAATGGTTGATGATGAAGAAAAGATTCCTACAGAATCAATTGATATTCAAAAGCAAGCCTTAAAATTAATGGCCTTGCAGCAACCGGTAGCTACTGATTTTAGAGTTGTTATCAGTATTTTAAAGGCCACTACTGACTTGGAGCGAATTGGTGAAAATGCTATGAGTATTGCTCTGGAAACAATCAGAGTAAAAGGTAATCCTCGTATTCCAGAAGTTGAAGAAATTATTTCTAATATGACACATAATGTGCGACATATGTTAATTCAAGTTTTAACTGCTTACGTGCAAGATGATGAAAAAATGGCACGTGAAGTGGCTAGTCGTGATAGCATGATTGACCACGACTATGTAAGAGCTCGTCAATTGATCGTTGATGGAATTGAAGATGATCCTTCGCGTGCAATGGCTTCATCAAGCTATTTTGTAGTTACCCGTTTACTTGAACGAATCGGTGACCACATTGTTAACTTGGCTAGCTGGGTGGTTTATAAAACTACGGGTGAACTAGAAGAACTATCTAATTCAACTGAAAGTGAAACGATTTAA
- the rplJ gene encoding 50S ribosomal protein L10: MSKAAIAEKEKFVDAFAEELKAAKAILVINYLGLTVEEVTNMRKELRDNDVKMKVIKNTYLRRAAAKAGIEGLDDTFVGPTAVIYTDNADDVTEPARIVSKYEDDFDVIEIKGGMLEGKLTSKDEIKELAAIPGREGLLSMLVSVLQAPVRDFAYAVKAVAESKDEDSAE, from the coding sequence TTGAGTAAAGCTGCTATTGCTGAAAAAGAAAAGTTCGTTGATGCATTTGCTGAAGAACTTAAAGCTGCTAAGGCAATCTTGGTAATTAACTACCTTGGTTTGACTGTTGAAGAAGTTACTAACATGCGTAAGGAACTTCGTGATAACGATGTTAAGATGAAGGTTATCAAGAATACCTACTTAAGACGTGCTGCTGCTAAGGCTGGTATCGAAGGTCTTGATGATACTTTTGTTGGACCAACTGCTGTTATCTACACTGATAACGCTGATGACGTTACTGAACCTGCACGTATCGTTTCTAAGTACGAAGATGACTTTGACGTTATCGAAATTAAGGGTGGTATGCTTGAAGGTAAGTTGACTTCTAAGGATGAAATCAAGGAACTTGCTGCTATCCCAGGCCGCGAAGGTTTGCTTTCAATGCTTGTTTCTGTATTACAAGCTCCTGTACGCGACTTCGCATATGCTGTTAAGGCTGTTGCTGAATCTAAGGATGAAGACTCAGCTGAATAA
- the rplL gene encoding 50S ribosomal protein L7/L12 → MALDTDKIIEELKGATILELNDLVKAIEDEFDVTAAAPVAAAGAADAGAAKSEFDVELTEAGQEKVKVIKAVRDITGLGLKDSKDLVDGAPKNVKEGVSEDEANDIKAKLEEVGATVTLK, encoded by the coding sequence ATGGCTTTAGATACTGATAAGATTATTGAAGAATTGAAGGGTGCTACCATCCTTGAATTGAACGACCTTGTAAAGGCTATTGAAGACGAATTTGACGTTACTGCTGCTGCTCCAGTTGCTGCTGCAGGTGCTGCAGACGCAGGTGCTGCTAAGTCAGAATTCGACGTTGAATTGACTGAAGCAGGTCAAGAAAAGGTTAAGGTTATTAAGGCAGTTCGTGACATTACTGGTCTTGGCCTTAAGGACTCAAAGGACCTTGTTGATGGTGCTCCTAAGAACGTTAAGGAAGGCGTTTCAGAAGACGAAGCTAACGACATCAAGGCTAAGCTTGAAGAAGTTGGTGCTACTGTAACCCTTAAATAG
- a CDS encoding ion transporter, producing the protein MMKDIERRLTPYQWVMAILAIISIFLIILDFAAVINIDEPTSKWFWINSAIVVYFAIDYFRGLHAAEDKKLYFKTHIYDLLSIIPMGLLFISLNIFNLSGLVSDLRLLRLIRLAGLMGKLRNIFHTNGLLYVIFFTITFLLVGAEAFAITEHVTLDTAFWWVISTASTVGYDAIFGKTIPPHSIVGKFVTLVMMLLGIGIVGMLTSSITSYLMRRTNGANTLKTHDNIQLILKKLDNLEKQNKDLADQNKKMQAQINELKDVQNTTELHKIKEWFEKKKG; encoded by the coding sequence ATGATGAAAGATATAGAAAGAAGACTAACGCCATATCAATGGGTAATGGCCATTTTAGCTATTATTTCGATTTTTTTGATTATTTTAGATTTTGCTGCGGTTATTAATATTGATGAACCGACTAGTAAATGGTTCTGGATCAATAGTGCAATTGTAGTATATTTTGCAATTGATTACTTTCGTGGCTTACATGCAGCAGAAGACAAGAAACTATATTTCAAAACTCACATTTATGACTTGCTGAGTATTATTCCAATGGGGTTATTGTTTATCAGCTTAAATATTTTTAATTTATCTGGGCTGGTATCAGATTTGCGGCTTTTGCGTTTGATTCGATTAGCTGGTTTGATGGGAAAATTACGTAATATTTTTCATACTAATGGCCTACTCTATGTAATCTTTTTTACAATTACATTTTTGTTGGTAGGAGCGGAAGCATTCGCAATCACTGAACATGTAACGCTGGATACTGCTTTTTGGTGGGTCATTTCAACAGCTTCTACTGTCGGTTATGATGCAATTTTTGGCAAAACAATTCCACCGCATAGTATTGTAGGAAAATTCGTTACATTAGTAATGATGCTTTTAGGAATTGGAATAGTTGGTATGTTAACGTCATCGATTACTTCGTATTTGATGAGGAGAACGAATGGCGCGAATACGTTAAAAACGCATGATAATATTCAATTAATTTTGAAAAAGCTTGATAATTTAGAAAAGCAAAACAAGGATTTGGCTGATCAAAACAAAAAGATGCAAGCACAGATTAATGAATTGAAAGATGTACAGAATACAACGGAGCTGCATAAGATAAAAGAATGGTTTGAGAAAAAGAAAGGTTAG
- a CDS encoding class I SAM-dependent methyltransferase, producing the protein MSEEKNQMYFATDPTAKHDQHVVDYHVDNIDLKFTTDAGVFSKMRVDYGSGVLIKAMKDVVFPKDNILDVGTGYGPIGLFAAKFWPDQTVDMVDVNERGLSLAKQNAQVNHIDNVNIYSSDCYEHVDNDKKFGLILTNPPIRAGKKVVNEILLGANEHLVNGGILLVVIQKKQGEPSARKLMTNTYGNCEILTRDKGYYILKSTKK; encoded by the coding sequence ATGAGTGAAGAAAAAAATCAAATGTATTTTGCGACTGATCCTACTGCCAAGCATGATCAACATGTTGTTGATTATCATGTGGATAATATTGATTTGAAATTCACAACAGACGCAGGTGTCTTTTCTAAAATGAGGGTTGATTATGGCTCAGGCGTATTGATCAAGGCAATGAAAGATGTTGTTTTTCCTAAGGATAATATCTTGGATGTTGGTACCGGTTATGGTCCGATTGGTTTATTTGCGGCTAAGTTTTGGCCTGATCAAACTGTAGATATGGTTGATGTAAATGAGCGTGGATTAAGCTTGGCAAAGCAGAATGCACAAGTTAATCACATAGATAATGTAAATATCTATTCCTCTGATTGTTATGAACATGTGGATAATGATAAAAAGTTTGGTCTAATATTAACAAATCCGCCTATTAGAGCAGGAAAAAAAGTGGTTAATGAGATTTTACTGGGAGCAAATGAGCATTTGGTTAATGGCGGTATCTTATTAGTAGTTATTCAGAAAAAGCAGGGAGAACCTAGTGCGCGTAAGCTGATGACCAATACATATGGTAATTGTGAAATTTTAACAAGAGATAAAGGCTATTATATCTTAAAATCAACTAAGAAATAA
- the tadA gene encoding tRNA adenosine(34) deaminase TadA — protein sequence MLSGEDKRKYMQLAIDQAKEAEKQGEVPIGAVVVDPDGRVVGTGYNRRELDEDATQHAEMIAIKEACSKLGMWRLIDCSLFVTLEPCPMCAGAIINSRIKDVYFGALDPKAGACGSVVDLFSVEKFNHHPHAIRGLYRDQCAQMLKDFFRAIREKQKAAKLAQKEV from the coding sequence ATGCTGTCTGGCGAAGATAAAAGGAAATACATGCAATTAGCCATTGACCAGGCAAAAGAAGCTGAAAAGCAAGGAGAGGTGCCGATAGGGGCAGTTGTTGTTGATCCTGATGGCCGCGTAGTTGGTACTGGATATAACAGGCGTGAACTTGATGAAGATGCTACCCAACATGCAGAAATGATTGCGATTAAAGAAGCTTGCAGTAAGTTAGGCATGTGGCGCTTAATTGACTGCAGCTTATTCGTGACTTTGGAACCATGCCCGATGTGTGCAGGGGCAATTATTAATTCTAGAATAAAAGACGTTTATTTCGGTGCACTTGATCCAAAAGCCGGAGCTTGTGGATCAGTTGTGGATTTATTTAGCGTAGAAAAATTTAATCATCATCCGCATGCAATTCGTGGACTGTATCGTGATCAATGTGCACAAATGCTAAAAGATTTTTTCAGAGCGATTCGTGAGAAACAAAAAGCAGCTAAATTAGCTCAAAAAGAAGTATAA
- the dnaX gene encoding DNA polymerase III subunit gamma/tau, protein MAYQALYRKWRPRTFDSVIGQEAITDTLKNAIKRGKVSHAFLFAGPRGTGKTSCAKIFAKALNCTNLQDGEPCNECANCIAADQGSMPDIMEIDAASNNGVDEIREIRDKVKYAPTEGKYKVYIIDEVHMLSMGAFNALLKTLEEPPEHVVFILATTELQKVPATIISRTQRYNFKRISKEDLEKRMKYILDQENIKYEYKALAVIAQVADGGMRDALSILDQLLSYEKESVNYDDALQITGFADRENIEKILLALLNQDAGQALQLTQDELAKGASSKNILDEIIDLTTKSLLIVKTDENKQETFLTKDFIEKIKSVSTDSYYRLINLANNALNDLRYTNQQQIPLEVFLVEASSPAPVQTSAAPAKTTPAQPAQGNTDLQAELAALKKQVVDLTQKLSEVSNKPSLSTNQVFHLDTAVPKVAPKPAVKPKEKQTKKPVRKVKKTTAENRKQVYHVLENATRNDLETIKNVWPDLQSVLAVSEKALLDVLEPVAASPEQVVMKCKYTLWFENASADNDLLGRLTDYIEKFAKHSYGIVLVPDNDWLAVRKEFVESHKDELLAKKKQQIEIQEEKSDEPEVDPEVINKAKDLFGDAVNIKD, encoded by the coding sequence ATGGCTTATCAAGCGCTATATCGTAAGTGGCGGCCGCGGACTTTTGACAGTGTGATTGGTCAAGAAGCGATTACCGATACCTTAAAAAATGCGATTAAACGTGGTAAGGTTTCCCATGCGTTTCTTTTCGCAGGACCCCGCGGAACTGGTAAAACATCTTGTGCTAAGATTTTTGCTAAGGCATTGAATTGTACTAATTTGCAAGATGGTGAACCATGCAATGAGTGTGCTAACTGTATTGCAGCTGATCAAGGTTCAATGCCAGATATCATGGAAATTGATGCCGCTTCAAATAATGGGGTTGATGAAATTCGTGAAATTCGCGATAAGGTAAAATATGCTCCAACGGAAGGTAAATACAAGGTATATATCATCGACGAAGTTCATATGTTGTCGATGGGAGCTTTTAATGCTTTGCTGAAGACATTAGAAGAGCCACCAGAGCATGTAGTATTTATTTTAGCAACGACTGAATTGCAAAAAGTGCCTGCGACGATTATTTCTAGAACGCAGCGCTATAATTTTAAGCGAATTTCCAAAGAAGACCTTGAGAAGAGAATGAAATACATTCTTGATCAAGAAAATATTAAATATGAATATAAAGCTTTAGCAGTCATTGCTCAAGTAGCCGATGGTGGGATGCGGGATGCTCTTAGCATTTTGGATCAACTGTTGAGTTACGAGAAGGAAAGCGTCAACTATGATGATGCTTTGCAGATTACAGGCTTTGCAGATCGAGAAAATATTGAAAAAATTCTTTTAGCTTTGTTAAATCAGGATGCAGGTCAAGCCTTGCAGCTTACACAAGATGAGTTGGCTAAAGGAGCTAGTTCAAAAAACATTTTAGATGAAATCATCGATCTAACTACTAAGAGTTTATTAATCGTCAAAACCGATGAAAATAAACAGGAAACTTTTTTAACAAAAGACTTTATTGAAAAAATAAAGAGCGTTTCTACAGATAGTTATTATCGATTGATTAATTTGGCTAATAATGCTTTGAATGATTTACGCTATACTAATCAGCAACAGATACCACTGGAAGTGTTCTTAGTAGAAGCAAGTAGTCCTGCACCAGTGCAGACAAGCGCTGCCCCAGCTAAGACAACACCAGCTCAACCTGCACAAGGTAATACTGATTTGCAGGCTGAACTAGCAGCGTTGAAGAAGCAAGTCGTTGATTTAACACAAAAACTTAGTGAAGTATCCAATAAGCCAAGTTTATCAACAAATCAGGTATTTCACTTGGATACTGCGGTACCTAAAGTGGCTCCTAAGCCTGCTGTTAAACCAAAAGAGAAGCAAACTAAAAAGCCGGTTAGAAAAGTTAAAAAAACTACGGCAGAAAATCGCAAACAAGTATATCATGTTCTTGAAAATGCTACTCGAAACGATTTAGAGACAATTAAGAATGTCTGGCCTGATTTACAATCTGTTTTAGCTGTCTCTGAAAAAGCACTGCTTGATGTATTAGAACCAGTGGCTGCTAGTCCTGAACAAGTTGTCATGAAATGCAAATATACTTTATGGTTTGAAAATGCGAGCGCAGATAATGATCTGTTAGGGCGCTTAACGGACTATATTGAAAAGTTTGCTAAACATTCTTACGGCATTGTCTTGGTGCCAGATAACGATTGGCTGGCAGTTAGAAAAGAATTTGTTGAAAGCCATAAGGATGAGCTACTTGCTAAGAAAAAGCAACAGATTGAGATTCAAGAAGAAAAGTCAGATGAACCAGAAGTTGATCCAGAAGTGATTAATAAGGCAAAGGATCTTTTTGGGGATGCAGTCAATATTAAAGACTAA
- a CDS encoding YbaB/EbfC family nucleoid-associated protein — MSRRPNFGGMGMGGMNMQQMMKQAKKLQAQMAEEQENITAQEFTGKSADDLVVATFTGDRKLKDIKIDKEAIDPDDPDMLQDLVIDVVNKGLAKIDEATQASLGKYTKGLM, encoded by the coding sequence ATGAGTAGAAGACCTAATTTTGGTGGTATGGGCATGGGCGGCATGAACATGCAACAAATGATGAAGCAAGCTAAGAAGTTGCAAGCACAAATGGCAGAAGAGCAGGAAAACATTACTGCTCAAGAATTTACTGGTAAGTCTGCCGATGATTTAGTAGTAGCTACCTTTACTGGTGACCGCAAGTTGAAGGACATCAAGATTGATAAGGAAGCAATTGATCCAGACGACCCAGATATGTTACAAGATTTGGTAATTGATGTGGTTAACAAGGGCTTGGCCAAAATTGATGAGGCAACTCAGGCAAGCTTAGGTAAATACACGAAAGGTTTGATGTAA